One segment of Panicum virgatum strain AP13 chromosome 3K, P.virgatum_v5, whole genome shotgun sequence DNA contains the following:
- the LOC120701404 gene encoding protein FAR1-RELATED SEQUENCE 5-like: MSFNTSDAAKDYYNSYARHTCFSIRIDTSRESKKANEKTKYIYVCQKAGVSKKEKVADDGPITEKKIVRQRRRDYVDRTHCPTRMIVRKTSPGHWEVVNFEREHNHERLRKFSLTKYLKSHRDIPAEEKEFIKLLHGCCITTTRAYQIMAELYGGIENCPYTEGDAKNLRVEYRAKYRGKDVKATLEYFEELKKEDPEFYYSYTLDEFDGVENLFWVDGAAMITYELYSDCLSFDTTYLTNAYNMPCAPFIGIDRNGITI; this comes from the exons ATGTCTTTTAATACTTCTGATGCTGCCAAAGACTATTACAATTCCTATGCCCGTCATACATGTTTCTCTATAAGGATTGACACATCCCGTGAGTCGAAGAAGGCTAATGAAAAGACAAAGTATATCTATGTTTGCCAGAAGGCTGGGGTCAGCAAAAAAGAGAAGGTTGCTGATGATGGGCCAATAACTGAGAAAAAGATTGTGAGGCAAAGGCGCAGGGATTATGTAGATAGGACGCACTGCCCAACTCGCATGATTGTGAGGAAGACATCCCCTGGACACTGGGaggttgtgaactttgaaaggGAGCACAACCATGAGCGTTTAAGAAAATTCTCGCTCACAAAATACTTGAAGTCCCACAGAGACATACCAGCTGAAGAGAAAGAGTTCATCAAGTTGCTCCATGGATGCTGCATCACGACAACTCGTGCTTACCAGATAATGGCTGAGTTGTATGGAGGTATTGAAAACTGTCCATACACCGAAGGTGATGCTAAAAATTTGCGTGTTGAGTACCGCGCTAAATATAGAGGTAAAGATGTGAAGGCGACGCTTGAGTACTTTGAAGAATTGAAGAAGGAAGATCCGGAATTCTATTATAGTTACACTCTTGATGAGTTTGACGGGGTTGAGAATCTGTTTTGGGTGGATGGTGCAGCAATGATAACTTATGAGCTGTATAGTGATTGTTTGTCCTTTGACACTACTTATTTGACCAATGCCTACAACATGCCATGTGCTCCTTTCATAG GGATTGACAGGAATGGCATAACAATCTAG